Within the Flavobacteriales bacterium genome, the region ATTTAAGAAAGATGATTTACACATGTATCAACAAAATATTCTTGGTTTCCTGAAAAACCTGAAAGGGGATATCGGAGATAAAGAGTTGATTATTGAATTTCGAAACCTTCGAACGAGGTTGCTCGAATTAATTAATAGTCCTTATGAAAAGAGGGCATTTATTTATTTTGATATCATCTCATGGCTAGAGAGTAAAATTGAAAAAATTCCCGTTGCGGAAATTATCCAAAGGAAAGCACAAAAACGATTAAAAAGGGCTTAGGCGTCGTAATTATAAATAATATTATTTTAATTTTTAGTAGTTAAAAGTTGATTATTATTCAGGATGTTTTGTTTGGGCATCGTGAAAGGTTTTAATTTTGGTTTTTGGATCAAACCTCTCACCGTTATTTTTGTCCCATCAAAAAGCAAGCTTACCCAAGTAATATATTAGAATGAGTGATAGAATAAACAAGTATAGCGCGACTTTAACGCAAGATGAGACACAACCAGCAGCGCAAGCAATGCTTCATGGAGTTGGTCTTACAGATGAAGATTTTAACAAAGCACAGGTAGGAATTGCAAGTTCTGGTTACGAAGGTAACACTTGTAATATGCATTTAAATGATCTTTCGAAAGACATTAAGAAAGGTGTTCAAGATGCTGGAATGGTTGGTTTGATCTTTAATAATATTGGTGTAAGCGATGGTATTTCTATGGGTACGGCAGGGATGTCTTATTCTCTACCATCAAGAGATATTATAGCTGATTCTATAGAAACAGTTGCAGGAGCGATGTGGTACGATGGTATAATTGCTGTTGCGGGTTGCGATAAGAATATGCCAGGTGCTATTATTGCTTTAGGTAGATTGAATAGACCTGGTATCATGACATACGGTGGTACTATCCGTTCTGGAAAGTATAAAGACAGAAAGTTAGATATCGTTTCTTCGTTTGAGGCTCTAGGAGAAAAAATGGCTGGAGATTTAACACCAGAGGATTTTAAAGGAATCATTAAAAATGCTTGCCCAGGAGCTGGAGCATGTGGTGGCATGTATACTGCTAATACTATGTCTTCAGCAATTGAGGCATTAGGCATGAGCTTGCCTTATAGTTCTTCTAATCCTGCGGTTAGCGATGAGAAGGCAAAGGAGTGTGTTGATACAGGTGCTGCAATGATAAACTTGTTGAAGCTAAATATTCTTCCTAAAGACATTATGACCAAGAAAGCTTTTGAGAATGCAATCACTCTAGTGATGATTCTTGGAGGTTCTACAAATGCTGTAATGCATTTGATCGCAATGGC harbors:
- the ilvD gene encoding dihydroxy-acid dehydratase, with translation MSDRINKYSATLTQDETQPAAQAMLHGVGLTDEDFNKAQVGIASSGYEGNTCNMHLNDLSKDIKKGVQDAGMVGLIFNNIGVSDGISMGTAGMSYSLPSRDIIADSIETVAGAMWYDGIIAVAGCDKNMPGAIIALGRLNRPGIMTYGGTIRSGKYKDRKLDIVSSFEALGEKMAGDLTPEDFKGIIKNACPGAGACGGMYTANTMSSAIEALGMSLPYSSSNPAVSDEKAKECVDTGAAMINLLKLNILPKDIMTKKAFENAITLVMILGGSTNAVMHLIAMAKSVDVKITIDDFQRISDKTPFIADLKPSGKYLMEDLHAIGGVPAVLKMLLAEGRIHGDCMTVTGKTIADNLAELPGLTEGQDVIRPISEPIKNSGHLQILYGNLAEQGSVAKITGKEGLRFEGTAKVYNSEELVNKAIGAGEIQAGNVIVIRYEGPKGGPGMREMLKPTSMIMGKGLGNDVALITDGRFSGGTHGFVVGHITPEAQEGGLLALIEDGDKIIIDAQDNQLQLEVSDDIIAERRKNWVQPGPKFTKGILYKYAKLVSSASEGCVTDE